The Xanthomonas fragariae genome has a segment encoding these proteins:
- a CDS encoding beta-ketoacyl synthase chain length factor, whose translation MLAATIEGIGFWTQGLPTWDAALAFVRGGELQDTAARPAPQLLAANERRRAPDTVAVSLEAALAACTAAGREPARLPSVFTSTYGDLAITDYMCTTLASDPTAISPTKFHNSVHNAAAGYWTIGTGAMTPATAISASAASFAQGLLEALVQLTASVDSVLLAAYDARSIGPLGRVAPSQGLLGAALVLGAPGQAGKPQLQMRLDDGTPSPADGPLSRHAAGNAMAPMLPLFDLLAHSGNSGNSVALYAGPGRVLRVEVQR comes from the coding sequence ATGCTGGCTGCCACCATCGAAGGGATCGGGTTCTGGACCCAGGGCCTGCCCACCTGGGACGCCGCGCTCGCGTTCGTGCGCGGCGGCGAGCTACAGGACACCGCGGCACGCCCGGCACCGCAGTTACTGGCCGCCAACGAACGCCGCCGCGCGCCGGACACGGTGGCGGTGTCGCTGGAAGCCGCGCTGGCGGCCTGCACCGCTGCCGGCCGCGAACCGGCGCGCCTGCCGTCGGTGTTCACTTCCACCTATGGCGATCTGGCCATCACCGACTACATGTGCACCACCCTGGCCAGCGACCCGACCGCCATCTCGCCGACCAAGTTCCACAACTCGGTGCACAACGCCGCGGCTGGCTACTGGACCATCGGTACCGGGGCGATGACCCCGGCCACGGCGATCAGCGCCAGTGCCGCCAGTTTCGCGCAGGGCCTGCTCGAGGCACTGGTGCAGCTCACCGCCAGCGTGGACTCGGTGTTGCTGGCCGCTTACGATGCCCGCTCGATCGGGCCGCTGGGCCGGGTGGCGCCCAGCCAGGGCCTGCTCGGCGCGGCGCTGGTGTTGGGCGCGCCCGGCCAGGCCGGCAAACCGCAGTTGCAGATGCGCCTGGACGACGGCACGCCGTCGCCCGCTGATGGCCCGTTGTCGCGGCATGCCGCCGGCAATGCGATGGCGCCGATGCTGCCACTGTTCGACCTGCTCGCCCACAGCGGCAACAGCGGCAACAGCGTCGCACTGTACGCCGGCCCAGGCCGCGTGCTGCGCGTGGAGGTCCAGCGGTGA
- a CDS encoding YcgL domain-containing protein, translating into MHAYVYKSQRKQDTFVYLATREDFSGLPDAVRAQLWPFAFVLEVALTPERRLAQADVATVREALSKHGFYLQLPKTVVLAGECDYD; encoded by the coding sequence ATGCACGCCTACGTCTATAAAAGCCAACGCAAGCAGGACACCTTCGTCTATCTCGCCACGCGTGAGGACTTCTCCGGTCTTCCCGACGCCGTGCGCGCGCAGCTGTGGCCGTTCGCGTTCGTGCTGGAGGTGGCGCTGACGCCGGAGCGCCGTCTGGCGCAGGCCGACGTGGCAACGGTGCGCGAGGCGCTGAGCAAGCACGGCTTCTACCTGCAACTGCCCAAGACGGTGGTGCTGGCGGGCGAGTGCGACTATGACTGA
- a CDS encoding beta-ketoacyl-[acyl-carrier-protein] synthase family protein: MAPVAVTAFTSTTALGAGLAPQVAALTARRSGLRRNDFGLQPLQCWIGRVDGLEDMALPDALQGWDCRNNRLAWLALQQDGLAAAVQAAAQRYGAKRVAVLIGTSTSSVGASEEAYTRLIEDADGARFPHDLDRPIVHTPHSLGDFVQHATGLRGPCLTVATACSSSAKVFAQAARLIDAGVVDAALVGGVDTLCGSVLFGFNALQVVAPEPCQPFDARRVGLSLGEAGGFALLERPAAAPDATLWLYGYGESSDAHHMSAPHPQGLGAQLAMRGALERAGLEPAAVGYLNLHGTATPANDSVEAAAVAAVFPATLHASSTKAWVGHTLGAAGIVESVIALLALRDGVLPGTLNSEVPDPACGPQIRFDNAHSKIDYAMNNSFGFGGNNCSLLFGRAC; this comes from the coding sequence ATGGCCCCGGTCGCCGTCACCGCGTTCACTTCCACCACCGCGCTCGGCGCCGGGCTCGCCCCCCAGGTGGCCGCGCTGACTGCCCGCCGCAGCGGCCTGCGTCGCAACGATTTCGGCCTGCAACCGCTGCAGTGCTGGATCGGCCGCGTCGATGGCCTGGAAGACATGGCGCTGCCCGATGCCCTGCAAGGCTGGGACTGCCGTAACAATCGCCTGGCCTGGCTGGCCCTGCAGCAGGACGGCCTAGCTGCTGCGGTGCAGGCCGCCGCGCAGCGCTACGGCGCCAAGCGCGTGGCGGTGCTCATCGGCACCTCGACCTCCAGTGTCGGTGCCAGCGAAGAGGCGTATACGCGTTTGATCGAAGATGCCGACGGCGCACGCTTCCCGCACGATCTGGATCGCCCGATCGTGCATACCCCGCATTCGCTGGGCGACTTCGTGCAGCACGCCACCGGCCTGCGCGGCCCGTGCTTGACCGTGGCCACGGCGTGTTCGTCCAGCGCCAAGGTGTTCGCCCAGGCCGCGCGGCTGATCGACGCCGGAGTGGTGGACGCCGCGCTGGTCGGCGGTGTGGACACTTTATGCGGCAGCGTGCTGTTCGGCTTCAACGCGCTGCAGGTGGTCGCACCCGAGCCGTGCCAGCCGTTCGATGCGCGCCGGGTCGGCCTGAGCCTGGGCGAGGCCGGCGGCTTTGCGCTGCTCGAACGCCCCGCCGCGGCACCGGACGCAACGCTATGGCTGTATGGCTATGGCGAATCCAGCGATGCGCACCATATGTCCGCACCGCATCCGCAGGGCCTGGGTGCGCAGCTGGCAATGCGCGGCGCACTCGAACGCGCCGGTCTGGAGCCTGCAGCGGTGGGCTATCTGAATCTGCACGGCACCGCCACGCCGGCCAACGACAGCGTGGAAGCGGCGGCGGTGGCGGCGGTGTTCCCCGCCACCCTGCACGCCAGCTCGACCAAGGCCTGGGTAGGCCATACGCTGGGCGCGGCCGGCATCGTGGAATCGGTGATCGCGCTGCTGGCGCTGCGCGACGGCGTGCTGCCGGGCACGCTCAACAGCGAGGTCCCCGACCCCGCCTGCGGCCCGCAGATCCGTTTCGACAACGCCCATTCCAAGATCGATTACGCAATGAACAATTCCTTCGGCTTTGGCGGCAACAATTGTTCGCTGCTGTTCGGGCGGGCATGCTGA
- a CDS encoding ankyrin repeat domain-containing protein, which translates to MTEPQRTARWRAAALACVAGAVLCLLGGIGSSVAAVTLWLAQPAFALASSWARGTRALPTQARAIAQSLPPLLTIWGVGLLALAALISWPLTALRDSGSLAAALALSVAVSAALLGLWRTWPLWGEVERDGGALAPRWHALATQELHAWRGLLAAALVLAMCTLAVALAWPGWLSGGLRWGLTIAASVLLPVAHLLLQRTAAPARSDAPAALCAADFFFEAAAEPRPLEPVAQHQLVPELFEAARSGRVDRALQLLEAGADPQAMPLPEWRDQRSLPALAAVLPDLRLLRALIVRRVDVNQSHRGMTPLLAATRDSWHGRPDAVMTLLANGADPRATDNDGNTPLHHAVRSSDPGVAALLRDAAAELDALNNEGHSPLAMACQVGNWRLAKFLLERGAHSEPEGGAPVLLAAAGTEEDDPAGVHLLLKHKARVDARDRQRRSALHEAALAGHGDIVEALLSAGANLEACDLLGRTPWLDAARQARSAVLECLVARKADVLAIDGHGRNAVMLACAADSVSPALIRRLLDLQVPAGSADVHGRRAVDVAAEAGRWAIVQLLDPSYPLPAAVSDGHGDTSGVAVLPDRPPLVLLREGLQFGQRDGLVALARLCGPEELGGLLHDAHLASNAEAVDWLLRHGADAEVRDACGDVPMFALLSRGVEAVPALQALLHHGVSPAGAGGLTRLLSACVQHDAASRGLEQLALELLERGADPFAPSAAGDPPLSLAVRLGWLRLQQWLLEHGVDREARDSHGMTALHLATALGREASLKLLVKQGASPEARAADGQTPLGVALSTGRRDLADWLDWRIWSLPRRTLREADVPAAAMTGDIDAVRRLIDLGLPVDAVDAQGCTALLRAAGGGHLGVVAHLLERGADPQRAATSGATPLSAAVSMRQTEIVAALLQAGAQIEHRLPGGVTVLMLACALGLPDILARLLTAAADVHANDDQGLAPLHCAALYGFTARDKSRLLALLDTLLLAGTDPDYLAGGRVSPLLLLLGARAEPGTACDEHVVLAGVERLLDEDVSLDVADQRGFGPLHLAALHGLPLLVQRLLRAGADADRRDALNRTPREIAIMRGFIDVAGQFEPALPDVSSMARFLREGR; encoded by the coding sequence ATGACTGAGCCACAGCGTACCGCGCGGTGGCGGGCCGCAGCGCTGGCCTGCGTGGCCGGTGCGGTGTTGTGCTTGCTCGGTGGCATCGGCAGCAGCGTTGCTGCCGTCACGTTGTGGCTAGCGCAACCGGCCTTCGCGTTGGCGTCGTCGTGGGCACGCGGAACGCGCGCACTGCCGACACAGGCGCGTGCGATCGCGCAGTCACTGCCGCCGTTGCTGACGATCTGGGGAGTAGGCTTGTTGGCCCTGGCTGCGTTGATCAGTTGGCCGCTGACCGCCCTGCGCGATAGCGGCAGTCTGGCCGCCGCGTTGGCCTTGAGCGTGGCGGTCAGCGCCGCCTTGCTTGGGCTGTGGCGGACCTGGCCGCTATGGGGCGAGGTCGAACGCGACGGTGGTGCCTTGGCGCCGCGTTGGCACGCGCTGGCCACGCAGGAATTGCATGCCTGGCGCGGCCTGCTGGCGGCCGCGCTGGTGCTGGCAATGTGTACGCTGGCCGTGGCGCTGGCCTGGCCGGGCTGGTTGTCTGGCGGCCTGCGTTGGGGCTTGACGATTGCCGCCAGCGTGCTGCTGCCGGTTGCGCATCTGCTGCTGCAACGCACCGCCGCACCTGCGCGCAGCGATGCGCCGGCCGCGTTGTGCGCCGCCGATTTTTTCTTCGAAGCCGCTGCCGAACCGCGCCCACTGGAGCCGGTCGCCCAGCATCAGCTGGTGCCCGAATTGTTCGAAGCCGCCCGCAGCGGCCGCGTGGATCGTGCGCTGCAGTTGCTTGAGGCCGGTGCCGACCCGCAGGCAATGCCGCTGCCGGAGTGGCGCGATCAACGCAGCCTGCCCGCACTGGCGGCAGTGCTGCCGGATCTGCGCCTGCTGCGCGCGTTGATCGTACGTCGCGTCGACGTCAACCAATCGCATCGCGGCATGACCCCATTGCTGGCCGCCACACGCGACAGCTGGCATGGCCGCCCGGATGCGGTAATGACGTTGTTGGCCAACGGTGCCGACCCGCGCGCCACCGACAACGACGGCAACACCCCATTGCATCACGCGGTGCGCAGTTCCGACCCGGGCGTGGCCGCGCTGTTGCGCGATGCCGCCGCCGAGCTCGACGCGCTCAATAACGAAGGCCACTCGCCCCTGGCGATGGCTTGTCAGGTCGGCAACTGGCGTCTGGCCAAGTTTCTGCTGGAACGCGGTGCGCACTCCGAACCGGAAGGCGGCGCACCAGTGCTGCTGGCCGCGGCCGGCACCGAAGAAGACGACCCGGCCGGCGTGCACTTGCTGCTCAAGCACAAGGCGCGCGTGGATGCGCGCGACCGTCAGCGCCGCAGCGCCCTGCACGAAGCTGCATTGGCCGGGCACGGCGATATTGTCGAAGCGTTGTTATCGGCCGGCGCCAATCTGGAAGCGTGCGACCTGCTCGGTCGTACCCCGTGGCTGGACGCGGCGCGGCAGGCGCGCAGCGCGGTGCTCGAATGCCTGGTCGCACGCAAGGCCGATGTGCTGGCCATCGATGGCCACGGCCGCAATGCCGTGATGCTGGCCTGCGCCGCCGACAGCGTGTCGCCGGCATTGATCCGGCGCCTGCTGGATCTGCAGGTGCCCGCCGGCAGCGCCGATGTGCACGGCCGTCGCGCCGTGGATGTGGCCGCCGAAGCCGGGCGCTGGGCGATCGTGCAATTGCTCGACCCCAGCTACCCATTGCCGGCTGCGGTGAGCGATGGACACGGCGACACTAGCGGCGTTGCGGTACTGCCCGATCGCCCGCCCTTGGTGCTGCTGCGCGAAGGCCTGCAGTTCGGGCAACGCGATGGGTTGGTCGCGCTGGCCCGGCTGTGCGGCCCGGAAGAACTCGGCGGCCTGCTGCACGACGCGCATCTGGCCTCGAACGCCGAAGCGGTCGACTGGCTGCTGCGCCACGGCGCCGATGCCGAAGTGCGCGATGCATGCGGCGATGTGCCGATGTTTGCGTTGCTCTCACGTGGCGTGGAGGCGGTGCCGGCATTGCAGGCGCTGCTGCATCATGGCGTGTCACCGGCCGGCGCAGGCGGTTTGACGCGTTTGCTCAGCGCCTGCGTGCAGCACGATGCGGCATCGCGCGGGCTGGAACAGTTGGCGCTGGAATTGCTCGAACGCGGCGCCGACCCGTTCGCGCCGTCGGCGGCCGGGGATCCGCCGTTGTCGCTTGCGGTGCGTTTGGGCTGGCTGCGCCTGCAGCAGTGGTTGCTGGAACATGGCGTGGACCGCGAAGCACGCGACAGCCACGGCATGACTGCACTGCATCTGGCCACCGCGCTGGGCCGTGAAGCCTCGCTGAAATTGCTGGTCAAGCAAGGCGCCTCGCCGGAAGCGCGCGCTGCCGATGGGCAGACTCCGCTGGGTGTGGCGCTGTCGACCGGTCGTCGCGATCTGGCCGACTGGCTGGATTGGCGCATCTGGTCGCTGCCGCGCCGCACGTTGCGCGAAGCGGACGTGCCGGCCGCAGCGATGACCGGCGACATCGATGCGGTGCGTCGCCTGATCGACCTCGGCCTGCCGGTCGATGCCGTCGACGCACAAGGCTGCACTGCGTTGCTGCGTGCAGCCGGTGGCGGCCATCTTGGTGTCGTCGCACATCTGCTGGAGCGCGGCGCCGATCCGCAGCGCGCCGCCACTAGTGGCGCGACGCCGCTGTCGGCGGCAGTGAGCATGCGCCAGACTGAGATCGTTGCTGCACTGCTGCAAGCAGGCGCGCAGATCGAGCATCGCCTGCCCGGCGGCGTCACCGTGCTGATGCTGGCGTGCGCGCTGGGCCTGCCAGACATCCTAGCGCGCCTGCTCACCGCTGCGGCCGATGTGCACGCCAACGACGACCAAGGTCTGGCACCACTGCATTGCGCCGCGCTGTACGGCTTTACCGCGCGCGACAAGAGCCGCTTGCTGGCCTTGCTGGACACCTTGCTGCTGGCCGGCACCGACCCGGACTATCTGGCCGGTGGCCGGGTCAGCCCGTTGCTGTTGTTGCTGGGCGCGCGTGCCGAACCGGGTACCGCCTGCGACGAACACGTGGTGCTAGCCGGGGTCGAACGTCTGCTCGATGAAGACGTCTCGTTGGATGTGGCCGATCAACGTGGCTTCGGTCCGTTGCATCTGGCGGCACTGCACGGCCTGCCGCTGCTGGTGCAGCGCCTGCTGCGTGCCGGCGCCGATGCCGATCGCCGCGACGCGCTCAACCGCACTCCGCGCGAGATCGCAATCATGCGTGGCTTTATCGATGTGGCCGGCCAGTTCGAACCTGCGCTGCCGGACGTGTCGTCGATGGCGCGCTTCCTGCGCGAAGGCCGCTGA